The following are encoded together in the Lathyrus oleraceus cultivar Zhongwan6 chromosome 3, CAAS_Psat_ZW6_1.0, whole genome shotgun sequence genome:
- the LOC127131920 gene encoding uncharacterized protein LOC127131920, translated as MEKEGNCEAFYSVLAMLVYRIVLFPNIDHFVDHLAVRIFLSGNPVPFLLADLHYALHGRHEKKGGIILCCAQLLHEWFRSHMPEEGPCISKELKPSQKLASLTSNHVKWYIRDWETEDVIVSIGDFPNVPLIGTKGCINYNPVLSLRQHYYPMNGPPKTKALEPFILQNAGADHPMMKKIKSSWQAVIRKGKELGKRNVIAQEPYTCWVRERVQMVKLPFPLYPSIYPLVPEPEPILPEDVEKLNARIKELELENADLRIKLGRVSIENGNLKDGQQKKDKELEISNKRARESEAKREKFGQVLYNTKSVFKAKEEELDRALLRIQKLNKTLELTLEMKREARLISEIRTRELENTIQKYKDTRELVSL; from the coding sequence ATGGAAAAGGAGGGGAATTGTGAAGCCTTCTATTCTGTGTTAGCCATGTTGGTATATAGGATAgttctcttcccaaatattgaTCACTTTGTGGACCACCTGGCGGTGAGAATCTTCCTCTCTGGTAACCCTGTACCGTTCCTCCTGGCAGACCTCCACTATGCTCTCCACGGCCgtcatgagaagaagggaggaatCATTTTATGTTGTGCGCAACTGTTGCATGAATGGTTTAGATCTCATATGCCCGAGGAAGGCCCTTGTATCTCAAAGGAACTCAAGCCCTCTCAGAAGTTAGCTTCTCTCACCTCTAATCATGTTAAGTGGTATATCAGGGATTGGGAAACCGAGGATGTTATTGTCAGCATTGGAGACTTCCCCAATGTACCTttgataggaaccaagggttgcatcaactataaccccgTGTTATCTTTGAGGCAACACTATTACCCTATGAATGGCCCTCCAAAAACTAAAGCTTTAGAGCCTTTCATCTTACAAAATGCTGGAGCAGATCATCCCATGATGAAGAAGATCAAGAGTTCTTGGCAAGCAGTTATCAGAAAGGGTAAGGAGTTGGGTAAGAGAAATGTCATCGCTCAAGAGCCTTATACTTGTTGGGTTAGAGAGAGGGTTCAGATGGTTAAACTCCCTTTTCCGTTATATCCATCTATCTATCCGTTGGTTCCTGAGCCAGAAcccatattacctgaagatgtGGAGAAACTCAATGCCCGTATTAAGGAGTTGGAGTTGGAGAATGCTGATTTGAGAATTAAGCTCGGCCGAGTCTCGATAGAGAATGGGAATTTGAAAGATGGTCAACAGAAGAAGGACAAAGAGCTTGAAATCTCCAACAAAAGAGCTAGGGAGTCTGAAGCAAAGAGAGAAAAGTTCGGACAAGTGCTCTACAACACTAAATCTGTGTTcaaggcaaaggaggaggagtTGGATAGAGCTTTACTCCGGATTCAAAAACTCAACAAGACTCTGGAATTGACtcttgaaatgaaaagggaaGCACGACTGATTTCTGAGATTCGTACTCGTGAACTGGAGAATACCATTCAAAAATACAAGGATACTCGTGAACTGGTATCTTTATAA